DNA from Fodinibius salicampi:
ATAGCAACCAGGCCTATCAGGAGGCGCAGAAAAATTTTGAATCCCTGTATGAAGAGGTGCCTGAAGAAGAAGTTGGAATAGAAGCCTTGTTTTGGAGCGCTGATGCATATTATAATATGGAAGAATATGGTCCGGCCGCACAGCAGTTTAGACAATTTACACAGCAGTATGGCGATCATGAATTGGTAGGCCCTGCGAGTTATTCCCTTGGATGGAGTTATTTTAAAATGGGTGAATTTGAGCAGGCCATTGGTCCGTTGAATACCTTTCTACAGGAATACGACCCGCCTGAAACAGCTCTCTATCCCTATAATACTGATACGCGCCTTCGTATTGGAGATGCGTACTTTGCACTTGGGGACTATAGTAATGCTATGTCTACTTACAGGGAGGTATTAGGAGCAGAACCTGGTGGAGATTACGCTCTGTTTCAGATAGCAAACAGTTATTATAGAAGTGACCAAACATATGATGCCGTGACCACATTTCGTCGGTTTCTGGAAGAGTATCCGAATAGTCAGTTAAGCCAGCAGGCGCAGTATAATATTGCTTATATCTATTTAAATACCGGAAATTATTCTCAAGCTGTGGAAGAATTTCAAACGGTAATCAGTAAGTATCCCGGTACGAGTTGGGCGGCTCGCGCGCAATACAATATAGGAGATACCTATTATAACGCCGGCGATTATGAGCAGGCTATTGCCGCCTATAAAAAAGTCATGGAAAAATATCCGGATAGCGAATATGTTATCGAGGCCGTCAATGGGATTCAATACTCCCAAATGTCAGTGGGAGGAGCCGATAACAGTTCAGATGCATTGGAGCAGTTTCTGGAAGAGAATCCACAGACTTCAATGGCAGATCGTCTTCGTTTCCGTCAGGCGGATAACCTGATGCAATCCGGAGATTATAATAGTGCAATTGAGGAATTTCAGCAGTACATCCGAATTACTAATAATGAAGAGTTGTTACCGGATGCCCACTTCAACTTGGCTAATGCATACGAAGAAACAGATCAGCTTGGAGAAGCTATCAGCGCATATCAGACCGTAGTCCAGGAATTTCCCGACTCGGATCGTTTTGGTCCCTCGCTTGCGGCATTGGGCCGAATTTACTATAACAGAGGTAATTTTGAGCAATCGCATGAATATTTTAGCCAGCTTTTGGAAGAAGGCAGGAATGATTATCGTTTGGAGGCTCATATTGGCAGAGGTAACGCCCAGCTTCAAATGGGTAATATCGATGCAGCTGAAGAGGCCTATCGGTCCGCATTACAAATTAACAGCAGTTACGCCTCCGCGAATGTAGGATTAGGAAAAGTTGAGCTTGAAAATGGAGAATATCAGGACGCAAGAGATTTGCTTAGCTTGGTTGCCGAGGCAAATACTTCGGAAGTTGGAGCAGAGGCACAGTACCTTTTGGGTGTTGTGAATCAAAGAAGTGGAAATTATGAAGAAGCACTTCAAAATTATTCGCGAGTAAGTGTTTTATATGGAGCATTTGATACATGGATTGCTCGGGCCCAGTTAGGAAGAGCCGAAAGCTTTATTCAATTAGGACAAACGGGTGAAGCGAAGTCAACCTTGGAAAACTTGATTCAGAACTATCCCAATAAGCCGGAAGCACAGGAAGCACAAGAACTCTTGGATTCTATCAATTAATGAACTACGATATTCAACCTGCGGATACACTTCATGGTAATGTTCAACTCCCGGCTGATAAGTCGATTTCACATCGGTCGGCTATGTTTGCTGCCTTGCATGAGGGACAGTCAATTATAAAAAATTTTTCAGAGGCCGCTGATCCTCACAGTACGCTGGACTGCCTCCGTAAATTAGGGGTCGGAATACAAATTAAGGATAAGAACATTATCCAGGTGGAGGGCGTGGGACGTGACGGTTTCCTGCATCCTTCCGAGGATTTGGACTGTGGAAACTCCGGAACGACAATGCGGCTGCTCAGCGGCATCATTGCCGGCTCCGGGGTTCCAGCTCGGTTGACAGGAGATGAATCACTCTCGTCTCGCACCATGAAGCGAATCATCGATCCGCTTACCGAGATGGGAGCAGTAATAGAAGCAAGAGATAACGATTTTGCCCCGCTGAATATAAGGAGAGATATCCCACTCAATCCCTTGTATTTTCCGCTTCCTATTGCCAGTGCACAGCTGAAGTCATGTGTGCTATTAGCTGGATTGTATGGGGAAAAACCTACAAAAGTTATTGAAACTTTGCCCAGTCGTGATCATACAGAACGTTTGCTCAATTTGCCTATCGAAGAAGAAAATGGGGAAAAGCGAATATTCTCCAGCAGAGAAGATGAGGTGCCGGAGCAATCCTATCGCGTGCCTAATGATTTTTCGGCCGCGGCATTTTGGTTGGTAGCGGGTGCTATTCATCCTGATGCCGAGATTGTGCTACCTAAAGTAGGTCTCAATCCCACTCGCACAGGAGCGCTGGAGATATTGCAGCAGATGAATGTCGATATAAAAATTAATAACCGGCATTTTGAAGGCCCCGAACCTATCGGCGATTTATCCGTTTATTCTTCAACACTTCAGCCTATTAATATTACAGAAGAGGTCGTTCCCAACTGTATAGATGAAATTCCCATTCTTTCGGTGGCAATGCTTTTTGCTGACGGATTATCAAAAATTTCAGGAGCGGAAGAGTTGCGTCATAAAGAAACAGACCGTCTGACAGCCATAGCAGAAATTCTGGAGGGAGTAGGAGCTGATTTCAAAGAATACAAGGATGGGCTGGAAATTAAGGGAGATCCAGACTTTATCCCTGATGCTGCAACGTTCCAAAGTTATCACGATCATCGTATTGCAATGTCAGCAGCAGTACTTGGTTTGATGGGGACTTCCACTTCAACCGTTGAAGGCGGAGAATGTACGGCTATTTCATATCCCGGATTTTGGGATGACCTGTCAATGCTGACGAATTGATTTTATAGTCCGCAAATCTGACAATTCCTTTCTTTTGTTGGCACAATAATGCCAATACGTCATAAAATTATCTCTCCTACACAACTTGGCATTGTCATTGCTCATATAAGAGCGAACCATAACAAATGGGTATACCCATGAGTGAATTTAGTATTGACATTGAAAAGCAATTAACCCGGCTGGGCAAGGATATACAGAATATTGTTGAGCGTATTGTACCGCTTGAAGATAAAGGGCATGACTTTACGCCCGACTGTGATATTATTGAAAGTGAAGAAGAATTTGTAATTAAGCTTGATTTGCCCGGTTTATCTAAAGAAGAAATAAACCTTGCACTAAAAGATCGTGTGTTAACGGTAAAAGGAGAACGTGCTGATGATGTGGACGATCAGTCGTATCGGCGACAGGAACGCTCTACCGGTGTTTTCTCACGTTCGTTTGCTTTGCCGGAAAATGTCAATACCGCCGAAATAGATGCACGGAGTAGTCATGGAGTATTGACGATTACCATGCCAAAATCCGGTGTGCCCAATGATGCGACTTCTATACCGATTAAATAAGAATGTTGCTTCAAGAAATTTAAAATAATTCGAATATAAATCCGAGCTTTCGGATAAAAAGATATTTCTTAAAGAATTAAAACAGTTAACAAAAAACATAGATTACTATTATGGGAAAGATCATAGGAATTGATTTAGGTACTACCAACTCCTGCGTTGCTGTAATGGAAGGCAGCGAACCGACCGTTATTCAGAACTCTGAAGGCGGACGTACAACGCCCTCTGTTGTAGCATTTTCTAAAGACGGAGAACGTTTGGTCGGTGCCCCTGCCAAACGACAGGCAATCACAAATCCAGAAAAAACCATTTCCTCAATTAAGCGCTTTATGGGCCGCTTCTACGATGAAGTGGAGGAAGAAGCCAAACAAGCCTCTTACGAGATTGTAAAAGGTGATAACAATACGGCCCGCGTTCAAATTGAGGACCGCACCTATACTCCTCAGGAAATTTCAGCTATGGTGCTTCAGAAGATGAAGCAGACCGCTGAAGAGTACCTCGGAGATGAGGTAACTGAGGCGGTTATTACGGTACCTGCATATTTTAACGATGCGCAGCGTAAAGCTACTCAGGAAGCGGGTGAAATCGCCGGTCTTGATGTAAAACGAATTATAAACGAGCCAACCGCTGCTTCACTGGCATATGGTCTTGATAAGAAAGATCAGGATATGACCATTGCTGTGTATGACCTCGGTGGTGGTACTTTTGATATCTCTATTCTGGAGCTCGGTGACGGTGTATTCGAAGTAAAATCTACTTATGGAGATACCCATCTCGGCGGTGATGACTTTGACTCCCGTCTGATCGACCACCTGGCTAAAGAGTTTAAGAAAGACGAGGGTATCGATCTCCGGGATGATCCGATGGCTATGCAGCG
Protein-coding regions in this window:
- a CDS encoding Hsp20/alpha crystallin family protein, whose amino-acid sequence is MSEFSIDIEKQLTRLGKDIQNIVERIVPLEDKGHDFTPDCDIIESEEEFVIKLDLPGLSKEEINLALKDRVLTVKGERADDVDDQSYRRQERSTGVFSRSFALPENVNTAEIDARSSHGVLTITMPKSGVPNDATSIPIK
- the aroA gene encoding 3-phosphoshikimate 1-carboxyvinyltransferase, with the protein product MNYDIQPADTLHGNVQLPADKSISHRSAMFAALHEGQSIIKNFSEAADPHSTLDCLRKLGVGIQIKDKNIIQVEGVGRDGFLHPSEDLDCGNSGTTMRLLSGIIAGSGVPARLTGDESLSSRTMKRIIDPLTEMGAVIEARDNDFAPLNIRRDIPLNPLYFPLPIASAQLKSCVLLAGLYGEKPTKVIETLPSRDHTERLLNLPIEEENGEKRIFSSREDEVPEQSYRVPNDFSAAAFWLVAGAIHPDAEIVLPKVGLNPTRTGALEILQQMNVDIKINNRHFEGPEPIGDLSVYSSTLQPINITEEVVPNCIDEIPILSVAMLFADGLSKISGAEELRHKETDRLTAIAEILEGVGADFKEYKDGLEIKGDPDFIPDAATFQSYHDHRIAMSAAVLGLMGTSTSTVEGGECTAISYPGFWDDLSMLTN
- a CDS encoding tetratricopeptide repeat protein; translated protein: MMIMKKHFSLVFLLLIGLTNESVAQSVQEPATETFQNGIQLFEEGLYEEASGELEQFLEHHEDHQMAISARFYLSRARGKTDSVNQEAYYEQFISEHPHSDFSSKLLFDLADRAKRNEAYDEALAYYQRAIDLGLPQKKAAQTYYWMARTASSNNEPEQARNYFLKLADDYPDTDWAPKALYERGQLFLSEERYDASTDAFELLKERYPNADITRRTAMALGESYYQQGRYEQAIEAFKNAMPYLDEEMETKAVLLIAESYNYLENFDEASTYYRQYINRTEGTEAERAAHYGLGWLYHKQEIYHWASDEFEKAANGSDELARKALYYKAVNEKMGSRYQEAMNTFRHFGDRFTEGSWVEQAYYEWAITAYEMGNHPETIEVLLSLVRNEDELEWSGKVYTLLGEAYFANEEYTRSIQAFEEAEGMANIDPEVKREARFQKAWVQYSNQAYQEAQKNFESLYEEVPEEEVGIEALFWSADAYYNMEEYGPAAQQFRQFTQQYGDHELVGPASYSLGWSYFKMGEFEQAIGPLNTFLQEYDPPETALYPYNTDTRLRIGDAYFALGDYSNAMSTYREVLGAEPGGDYALFQIANSYYRSDQTYDAVTTFRRFLEEYPNSQLSQQAQYNIAYIYLNTGNYSQAVEEFQTVISKYPGTSWAARAQYNIGDTYYNAGDYEQAIAAYKKVMEKYPDSEYVIEAVNGIQYSQMSVGGADNSSDALEQFLEENPQTSMADRLRFRQADNLMQSGDYNSAIEEFQQYIRITNNEELLPDAHFNLANAYEETDQLGEAISAYQTVVQEFPDSDRFGPSLAALGRIYYNRGNFEQSHEYFSQLLEEGRNDYRLEAHIGRGNAQLQMGNIDAAEEAYRSALQINSSYASANVGLGKVELENGEYQDARDLLSLVAEANTSEVGAEAQYLLGVVNQRSGNYEEALQNYSRVSVLYGAFDTWIARAQLGRAESFIQLGQTGEAKSTLENLIQNYPNKPEAQEAQELLDSIN